Proteins encoded in a region of the Moritella marina ATCC 15381 genome:
- a CDS encoding undecaprenyl-diphosphate phosphatase — protein MSTLEVIVLALIQGLTEFLPVSSSAHLILPSQLLGWQDQGLAFDVAVHIGTLLAVLIYFREEVGTMAVAWVRSMFKGEHTQDSQLAWCILLATIPAALFGFFGKDLIELYLRSTTVIATTTIIFGLLLWWADANATQIKDEYKTGWKGALIIGFAQMLALIPGTSRSGVTITAGLMLGLSRSAAARFSFLMSIPIIAMAGGYLTLKLVLHGDVVEALNAGEVITTVRPVDWFAMGLGVIVSFFSAVACIHVFLKVLEKLGMFPFVVYRLLLGAGLFYLIYTQAI, from the coding sequence ATGAGTACTTTGGAAGTGATCGTACTGGCGTTGATTCAGGGATTAACTGAATTTTTACCAGTATCAAGTTCTGCTCACCTTATCTTACCGTCACAATTATTAGGCTGGCAGGATCAAGGTCTGGCTTTTGATGTTGCTGTGCACATCGGTACATTATTAGCAGTACTTATTTATTTTCGTGAAGAAGTTGGCACGATGGCCGTTGCTTGGGTGCGTTCTATGTTTAAAGGTGAACACACTCAAGACAGTCAGCTTGCATGGTGTATTTTATTAGCGACGATACCGGCCGCGCTGTTTGGTTTCTTTGGTAAAGATTTAATTGAGTTATACCTACGTAGTACCACCGTTATCGCGACAACAACGATTATCTTTGGTTTATTATTATGGTGGGCAGATGCCAATGCCACACAAATTAAAGATGAATACAAAACAGGTTGGAAAGGGGCTCTAATCATAGGTTTTGCGCAAATGCTGGCGCTAATTCCTGGTACATCACGTTCTGGCGTGACCATTACTGCGGGCTTAATGCTAGGACTAAGCCGAAGTGCAGCTGCGCGTTTTTCATTCTTAATGTCAATTCCAATCATTGCGATGGCGGGTGGTTATTTAACGCTAAAATTAGTGCTACATGGTGATGTTGTTGAGGCTCTGAACGCTGGTGAAGTGATTACGACGGTACGTCCGGTTGATTGGTTTGCAATGGGTCTTGGTGTGATCGTGTCTTTCTTTAGTGCCGTTGCTTGTATTCACGTATTTTTGAAAGTGCTAGAAAAACTAGGCATGTTCCCGTTTGTTGTTTATCGTTTATTGTTAGGCGCGGGTCTGTTCTATTTAATTTATACTCAAGCGATTTAG